The following are encoded together in the Alphaproteobacteria bacterium genome:
- the hemE gene encoding uroporphyrinogen decarboxylase: MKEKKSKNLIRTLRGERLKSPPIWLMRQAGRYLPEYRAVREKAGGFLELCYTPDFATEVTLQPIRRFGFDAAIIFSDILVIPHGLGQAVWFEEGEGPRLEALTGPGDLARLSLAAVEDKLAPVYAAIRATRAALPEETALIGFCGAPFTLASYMIEGGSSRDFFRIKQWAYGHPDSFRRLIELLVEACVDHLDRQAEAGCEAVQIFDSWAGVLPEEQLFRWSVQPMHAIARGLKARRPDLPIIVFPRGVGPAALMYRRLQEFDALSIDTAIGAHWAAEQLQPHIAVQGNLDPVMLVTGGEAMVHETRRILGKLADGRHIFNLGHGIVPQTPPDNVARLVDTVRAWSSR; encoded by the coding sequence ATGAAAGAGAAGAAGAGCAAAAACCTGATCCGCACCCTTCGGGGAGAACGGCTGAAAAGCCCGCCGATCTGGCTGATGCGCCAGGCCGGCCGGTATCTGCCGGAGTATCGCGCTGTGCGCGAGAAGGCCGGCGGTTTCCTCGAGCTCTGCTATACGCCGGACTTCGCCACCGAGGTGACACTGCAGCCGATCCGGCGCTTCGGCTTCGACGCGGCGATCATCTTCTCCGACATCCTCGTCATCCCCCACGGCCTGGGCCAGGCGGTGTGGTTCGAGGAGGGCGAGGGACCCAGGCTCGAGGCGCTGACCGGTCCCGGCGATCTGGCGCGGCTGTCGCTGGCCGCGGTCGAGGACAAGCTGGCGCCGGTCTACGCCGCGATCCGCGCCACGCGCGCGGCGCTGCCTGAGGAGACGGCGCTGATCGGCTTCTGCGGCGCGCCGTTCACCCTCGCGAGCTACATGATCGAAGGCGGATCGAGCCGCGACTTCTTCAGGATCAAGCAATGGGCCTACGGCCATCCCGACAGCTTCCGCAGGCTGATCGAGCTGCTGGTCGAGGCCTGCGTCGATCACCTCGATCGCCAGGCCGAGGCGGGATGCGAGGCGGTGCAGATCTTCGACAGCTGGGCCGGGGTGCTGCCGGAGGAGCAGCTCTTCCGCTGGTCGGTGCAGCCCATGCACGCCATTGCCAGGGGATTGAAGGCGCGGCGACCCGATCTGCCGATCATCGTCTTTCCGCGCGGTGTCGGTCCCGCGGCGCTGATGTACCGCCGGCTGCAGGAGTTCGACGCGCTGTCGATCGACACCGCGATCGGCGCGCATTGGGCGGCCGAGCAGCTGCAGCCGCATATCGCCGTGCAGGGCAATCTCGATCCGGTCATGCTGGTGACCGGCGGCGAGGCGATGGTGCACGAGACCAGGCGCATCCTCGGCAAGCTGGCCGATGGCCGGCACATCTTCAATCTGGGACACGGCATCGTGCCGCAGACGCCACCCGACAATGTCGCGCGCCTGGTCGACACCGTGCGCGCGTGGTCGAGCCGATGA
- a CDS encoding kinase/pyrophosphorylase: MRSRNFHVHLVSDSTGETVTSVARACLVQFEGVFVTEHTWPLIRTVGQIDKVAGAIELNRGPVLYTLVDPELRDRLREHCRRLQLPCVGVLDQAMSMLGVHFHSKTAMWPGRQHALDDEYFGRIDAMHYTLAHDDGQSTHDIDDADVILVGPSRTSKTPTCVYLANRGVKAANIPLVPDVPPPPELENATRPLVIGLTTDPERLVQIRRNRLRLLQEETESDYTDIEKVQVEMQEARRYYARKRWQSIDVTRRSIEETAAAIMQILAQRRDARRGEVAE, translated from the coding sequence ATGCGCAGCCGCAACTTCCACGTCCATCTGGTATCGGACTCGACTGGCGAGACCGTGACCAGCGTGGCGCGCGCCTGCCTGGTGCAGTTCGAGGGCGTGTTCGTCACCGAGCACACCTGGCCGCTGATCCGTACCGTAGGCCAGATCGACAAGGTCGCCGGCGCCATCGAGCTCAACCGCGGGCCGGTGCTCTACACGCTGGTTGATCCCGAGTTGCGCGACCGGCTGCGCGAGCATTGCCGGCGCCTGCAATTGCCCTGCGTCGGTGTGCTCGATCAGGCGATGAGCATGCTGGGCGTGCACTTCCACAGCAAGACGGCGATGTGGCCGGGCCGCCAGCACGCGCTCGACGACGAGTATTTCGGCCGCATCGACGCCATGCACTACACGCTGGCGCACGACGACGGCCAGTCGACGCACGACATCGACGACGCCGACGTGATTCTGGTCGGGCCGTCGCGCACCTCGAAGACGCCGACCTGCGTCTATCTCGCCAATCGCGGGGTGAAGGCGGCCAACATCCCGCTGGTGCCCGACGTGCCGCCGCCGCCGGAGCTGGAGAACGCGACGCGTCCGCTGGTGATCGGGCTGACGACCGATCCCGAGCGCCTCGTGCAGATCCGCCGCAATCGCCTGCGCCTGCTGCAGGAGGAGACCGAGAGCGACTACACCGACATCGAGAAGGTCCAGGTCGAGATGCAGGAGGCGCGGCGCTATTACGCGCGCAAGCGCTGGCAGAGCATCGACGTCACTCGCCGGTCGATCGAGGAGACCGCCGCGGCCATCATGCAGATCCTGGCGCAGCGGCGCGATGCGCGACGCGGCGAGGTCGCCGAATGA
- a CDS encoding tetratricopeptide repeat protein, with the protein MFSKLFDDLAHGKPMLVISLVVIVVFVGVVLYIAMYAGSSRGDGRGRRTTLMMLAPIILLGGGGWAFYSWDRFGGISTSSGAAPFWDRPGPWGESDRATKLADRAQHQLRAGDVDGARLTLESALDSFRRARNTLGEAKILGAVGDIDRRLGRYDTARAAYGDALVLYRKDSSRAGVANTLRGLGELERQSGNREAAVAAYSEARELYRALNDRQGEANTLLSYAELLRNAGEVANARKVFLDAQRLYRLERDRVGQAFVLLGLGDLDRDEGQIERARSAYDEAREIFRDDRVRFGEALAMLCLGDLEVARRAPGAARSFYTDARLILYRDRVMFGEIQSLIGLSLVERQSNNATKAVEWARGANAVAAQARDAVAVAALEHLRTNPSDAPPALMRARYYPLR; encoded by the coding sequence ATGTTCTCCAAGCTCTTCGACGATCTCGCACATGGCAAGCCAATGCTGGTGATCAGCCTGGTGGTGATCGTCGTCTTCGTCGGTGTGGTGCTTTACATCGCGATGTATGCCGGCAGCAGCAGGGGTGACGGCAGGGGGCGGCGCACCACTCTGATGATGCTGGCGCCGATTATTCTGCTCGGCGGTGGCGGCTGGGCGTTCTACTCCTGGGACCGCTTCGGCGGCATCTCGACATCCTCTGGCGCCGCGCCGTTCTGGGACCGCCCGGGACCCTGGGGCGAATCCGACAGGGCGACCAAGCTGGCCGACCGCGCTCAGCACCAGCTGCGTGCCGGCGATGTCGATGGCGCCCGCCTCACCCTGGAAAGTGCGCTCGACAGCTTCCGCCGCGCCCGCAACACGCTGGGAGAAGCCAAGATCCTGGGCGCGGTCGGCGACATCGACCGCCGGCTGGGCCGCTACGACACCGCGCGGGCCGCCTATGGCGATGCGCTGGTGCTCTACCGCAAGGACAGCAGCCGCGCCGGCGTCGCAAACACCCTGCGCGGTCTGGGCGAGCTCGAACGGCAGTCCGGCAACCGCGAAGCGGCGGTGGCCGCCTACAGCGAAGCGCGCGAGCTCTACCGCGCGCTCAACGACCGCCAGGGCGAGGCCAACACGCTGCTGAGCTACGCCGAATTGCTGCGCAACGCCGGCGAGGTCGCCAACGCGCGCAAGGTCTTCCTCGACGCCCAGCGGCTTTACCGCCTGGAGCGCGACCGCGTCGGCCAGGCCTTCGTCCTGCTTGGCCTGGGCGATCTCGATCGCGACGAGGGCCAGATCGAGAGGGCACGCTCGGCCTACGACGAGGCGCGCGAGATCTTCCGCGACGATCGCGTGCGCTTCGGCGAGGCACTGGCCATGCTCTGCCTCGGCGACCTCGAGGTCGCCCGGCGTGCGCCGGGCGCGGCGCGGTCGTTCTACACCGACGCACGCCTGATCCTGTATCGCGACCGCGTGATGTTCGGCGAGATCCAGTCGCTGATCGGCCTCTCGCTGGTCGAGCGCCAGTCCAACAACGCCACCAAGGCCGTCGAATGGGCGCGCGGCGCCAACGCCGTCGCTGCCCAGGCGCGCGACGCCGTCGCCGTGGCGGCGCTGGAGCATCTCAGGACAAACCCGTCCGACGCACCGCCCGCACTGATGCGCGCGCGCTACTACCCCCTGCGCTAG
- a CDS encoding [protein-PII] uridylyltransferase — MAALYDNILRRRAIISRQALLADIERLCGDPAEGGEPPRGPVLALFKETLARGRAEIRRRFEGEAEKDAHLANDGPAVLAATSYLMDQLIRGLFDFVVERIYPAANPSMAEHIALVASGGYGRGQLAPQSDIDLLFLLPYKQTPRGEQIVEYMLYFLWDLGLKVGHATRSVPECIRQAERDFTVRTAMLETRWLWGERTLHGELKQAYAQKFLAGEGRDFVEAKLAERDARHQRMGDSRYVVEPNVKEGKGGLRDLQTLYWIAKYLYRVEDVAQLVDKGVLAASEARQFERAERFLSTVRCHIHYLTGRPDDRLSFDLQREVARRTSYADRPGSRGVERFMKHYYLHAKTVGDLTRIFIAALEASRRRKPKLAFLLAALKPRQLEGFKVDGERLTVGGADDFVREPVRFLRLFHVAQENGIDIHPATLRLITQNIKLVDARLRADPEANRLFMAMMTSRKDPETTLRRLNEAGVFGKFIPDFGRVVAQTQHDMYHTYTVDEHTIRAIGILSRIEKGELEEDHPLASKVVHKVLSRPVLYLAVLLHDIAKGRGGDHSVLGADVALQLGPRLGLSDAETETVAWLVRHHLAMSGTAFQRDLQDPKTIADFAALVQSPERLRLLLVLTICDIRAVGPNVWNGWKAALLRQLYYAAEHLLSGGTLQGGRAERVKQAQAEVAPLLAGWSETEKEVHFARGLPAYWLSFDAPTLAWQAELVRGAAKAPRPLHIAHRVDAKRAVTEVTVYTLDTHGLFARLAGAFAVSGASIVDAKIFTLSDGMALDTFWIQDFDGMAFDKPERLQRLWARLELALTNRLDVTAELERQRPNYPTRDQVFTVEPRVLIDNAASNTHTVIEVNGRDRPGFLHTVTRALTRCNLQIQSAHITTYGERAVDVFYVKDLFGLKVVHEGKLDDIRRRVDEAIRAFDSRFARRPMAKVTAELTASAAGAE; from the coding sequence ATGGCGGCCCTGTACGACAACATCCTGCGCCGTCGCGCGATCATCAGCCGGCAGGCCCTGCTCGCCGACATCGAGCGCCTGTGCGGCGATCCGGCCGAGGGGGGAGAGCCGCCGCGCGGTCCGGTGCTGGCGCTGTTCAAGGAAACCCTGGCGAGGGGCCGCGCCGAGATCCGGCGGCGCTTCGAGGGCGAGGCGGAGAAGGACGCGCATCTCGCCAATGACGGCCCCGCGGTGCTGGCCGCCACGTCATACCTGATGGACCAGCTGATCCGCGGCCTGTTCGACTTCGTCGTCGAGCGCATCTATCCCGCGGCCAATCCCAGCATGGCCGAGCACATCGCCCTGGTCGCCTCCGGCGGCTACGGCCGCGGCCAGCTGGCGCCGCAGTCCGACATCGATCTGCTGTTCCTGCTGCCCTACAAGCAGACGCCGCGCGGCGAGCAGATCGTCGAATACATGCTGTACTTCCTGTGGGACCTCGGGCTGAAGGTCGGCCATGCGACGCGCTCGGTGCCGGAATGCATCCGCCAGGCCGAGCGCGACTTCACTGTCCGCACGGCGATGCTCGAGACCCGCTGGCTGTGGGGCGAACGCACGCTCCACGGCGAGCTCAAGCAGGCCTACGCGCAGAAATTCCTCGCGGGCGAGGGCCGCGACTTCGTCGAGGCCAAGCTCGCCGAGCGCGACGCACGGCACCAGCGCATGGGCGACTCGCGCTACGTCGTCGAGCCCAACGTCAAGGAAGGCAAGGGCGGCCTGCGCGACCTGCAGACGCTGTACTGGATCGCCAAGTACCTCTACCGCGTCGAGGACGTCGCCCAGCTGGTCGACAAGGGCGTGCTGGCCGCGTCGGAGGCGCGCCAGTTCGAGCGCGCCGAGCGCTTCCTCTCGACGGTGCGCTGCCACATCCACTATCTCACCGGCCGGCCCGACGATCGCCTGTCGTTCGACCTGCAGCGCGAGGTGGCGCGGCGCACCAGCTACGCCGACCGGCCCGGCAGCCGCGGCGTCGAGCGCTTCATGAAGCACTACTACCTGCACGCCAAGACGGTCGGCGACCTGACGCGCATCTTCATCGCCGCGCTCGAGGCCAGCCGGCGGCGCAAGCCCAAGCTGGCGTTCCTCCTGGCGGCGCTCAAGCCGCGCCAGCTCGAGGGCTTCAAGGTCGACGGCGAGCGGCTGACCGTGGGCGGCGCCGACGATTTCGTGCGCGAGCCGGTGCGCTTCCTGCGCCTGTTCCATGTCGCGCAGGAGAACGGCATCGACATCCACCCGGCGACGCTCAGGCTGATCACGCAGAACATCAAGCTGGTGGATGCGAGGCTGCGCGCCGACCCCGAGGCCAATCGCCTGTTCATGGCGATGATGACCTCGCGCAAGGATCCCGAAACGACCCTGCGCCGGCTCAACGAAGCCGGCGTCTTCGGCAAGTTCATCCCGGATTTCGGTCGCGTCGTGGCGCAGACGCAGCACGACATGTACCACACGTACACGGTCGACGAGCACACCATCCGCGCCATCGGCATCCTCTCGCGCATCGAGAAGGGCGAGCTCGAGGAGGACCATCCGCTGGCCTCCAAGGTCGTGCACAAGGTGCTGTCGCGGCCGGTTCTCTATCTCGCGGTGCTGCTGCACGACATCGCCAAGGGCCGCGGCGGCGATCATTCGGTGCTCGGCGCCGACGTCGCCCTGCAGCTCGGGCCCCGCCTGGGCCTGAGCGACGCCGAGACCGAGACGGTGGCCTGGCTGGTGCGCCATCACCTGGCGATGTCGGGCACCGCCTTCCAGCGCGACCTGCAGGATCCCAAGACCATCGCCGACTTCGCCGCGCTGGTGCAGTCGCCCGAACGCCTGCGCCTGCTGCTGGTGCTGACCATCTGCGACATCCGCGCGGTGGGCCCCAATGTCTGGAACGGCTGGAAGGCGGCGCTGCTGCGCCAGCTCTACTACGCGGCGGAACATCTGCTGTCGGGCGGCACGCTGCAGGGCGGCCGCGCCGAGCGCGTGAAGCAGGCGCAGGCCGAAGTCGCGCCGCTGCTGGCGGGCTGGAGCGAGACCGAGAAGGAGGTTCATTTCGCGCGCGGCCTGCCGGCCTACTGGCTGTCGTTCGACGCACCGACCCTGGCGTGGCAGGCCGAGCTGGTGCGCGGTGCCGCGAAGGCGCCAAGGCCCCTGCACATCGCGCACCGCGTCGACGCAAAGCGCGCCGTCACCGAGGTCACGGTCTACACCCTCGACACCCACGGCCTGTTCGCGCGCCTCGCCGGCGCTTTCGCGGTCTCCGGCGCCAGCATTGTCGACGCCAAGATCTTCACCCTGTCCGACGGCATGGCGCTCGACACATTCTGGATCCAGGATTTCGACGGCATGGCCTTCGACAAGCCTGAGCGCCTGCAGCGCCTGTGGGCCCGGCTCGAGCTGGCGCTGACCAACCGGCTCGACGTCACGGCGGAACTCGAACGGCAGCGGCCGAACTACCCGACGCGCGACCAGGTCTTCACCGTCGAGCCCAGGGTGCTGATCGACAATGCCGCTTCGAATACCCACACAGTGATAGAGGTCAATGGCCGCGACAGGCCGGGTTTCCTGCACACGGTCACCAGGGCGCTGACCCGGTGCAACCTGCAAATCCAGTCCGCGCATATCACTACATATGGTGAACGGGCGGTCGACGTCTTCTATGTGAAGGATCTGTTCGGGTTGAAGGTCGTCCACGAGGGCAAGCTCGACGACATCCGCCGGCGGGTCGACGAGGCCATCCGGGCCTTCGACTCCCGCTTCGCGCGCCGGCCCATGGCCAAGGTCACAGCCGAGCTGACAGCCAGCGCGGCGGGGGCGGAGTAG
- a CDS encoding helix-hairpin-helix domain-containing protein — MRSRLCLVLALLAGFAGAPAAVLAQAGKPATPPPAAPASELIDINTADKAMLMTLDGIGDVRSDAIIKGRPYRAKNELADKGIIPDAVYDKIKDRIIARQPPPKPARK, encoded by the coding sequence ATGCGGTCCCGCTTGTGCCTCGTTCTCGCGTTGCTGGCGGGTTTTGCCGGCGCGCCGGCCGCCGTGCTCGCCCAGGCCGGCAAGCCCGCCACGCCGCCGCCCGCGGCGCCGGCGAGCGAGCTGATCGACATCAACACGGCCGACAAGGCAATGCTGATGACGCTCGACGGCATCGGCGACGTGCGCAGCGACGCCATCATCAAGGGCCGGCCCTACCGGGCCAAGAACGAGCTGGCAGACAAGGGCATCATCCCGGACGCCGTCTACGACAAGATCAAGGACCGGATCATCGCCCGGCAACCGCCGCCGAAGCCCGCCAGGAAGTAG
- a CDS encoding transcriptional regulator GcvA, producing the protein MRITLSRLPPLNSLRAFVVAAKHMSFSRAANELHVTPAAVSQQIRQLEDYLGVELFKRSNRNLLLTAEGQSCLPGLTEAFDGIVQALQQISAGGKAGPLTVSVAPSFAAKWLVPRLDDFRNAQPEIDVRITASMNLVDFDADDIDCAIRYGSGNYAPLFHEKILEEMVFPVCSPSLEVIGRLPATPDDLRQLTLLHDDSPDQDPSCPDWRMWLRAAGVSGIDSSRGVRFNQSSLVLEAAIAGQGVALAKGRLAADDIRAGRLIRPFNVSHALDFAYHFVCPTRKTALPKVAAFLAWLRAQAGGEAAIDSTAKATAP; encoded by the coding sequence ATGCGCATCACCCTGAGCCGCCTGCCGCCGCTCAACTCGCTGCGGGCCTTCGTGGTCGCGGCGAAGCACATGAGCTTCTCGCGGGCGGCGAACGAATTGCATGTGACGCCGGCGGCGGTGAGCCAGCAGATCCGCCAGCTTGAGGACTATCTCGGCGTCGAGCTGTTCAAGCGCTCCAACCGCAACCTGCTGCTGACCGCCGAGGGCCAGTCCTGCCTGCCCGGCCTGACCGAGGCCTTCGACGGCATCGTGCAGGCGCTGCAGCAGATCTCGGCCGGCGGCAAGGCCGGCCCGCTCACCGTCTCCGTGGCGCCGTCCTTCGCGGCGAAATGGCTGGTGCCCAGGCTCGACGATTTCCGCAACGCCCAGCCGGAGATCGACGTGCGCATCACCGCGTCGATGAACCTGGTCGATTTCGACGCCGACGACATCGACTGCGCGATCCGCTACGGCTCCGGCAACTACGCGCCCCTGTTCCACGAGAAGATCCTCGAGGAGATGGTCTTCCCGGTGTGCAGCCCGTCGCTGGAGGTGATCGGCCGGCTGCCGGCGACGCCCGACGATCTGCGCCAGCTGACCCTGCTGCACGACGACAGTCCCGACCAGGATCCGAGCTGCCCCGACTGGCGCATGTGGCTGCGCGCCGCCGGCGTCAGCGGCATCGACTCCTCGCGCGGCGTGCGCTTCAACCAGTCGAGCCTGGTGCTGGAGGCGGCGATCGCCGGCCAGGGCGTGGCGCTGGCCAAGGGCCGCCTCGCCGCCGACGACATCCGCGCCGGCCGCCTGATCCGTCCGTTCAACGTCTCGCACGCTCTGGACTTCGCCTATCACTTCGTCTGCCCGACGCGGAAGACGGCGCTGCCCAAGGTCGCGGCGTTCCTGGCGTGGCTGCGCGCCCAGGCCGGCGGCGAAGCCGCGATTGATTCGACGGCCAAGGCGACCGCACCATAG
- a CDS encoding M14 family metallocarboxypeptidase, whose translation MVRPVARLLLSQLLLLAALASAAAQFDPARVPPQAPSVAALFPEPRVTYATPSFAPGRVDFTTHAELSAFLAATGEGVAHVALRTMGRSQQGRAIDAAIFAQGERDIATLRRNGRPTVLIVGQQHGNEPAGGEAALAIIERLARGDLVPLLAHINVVVVPRANPDGAEAFRRATANGIDLNRDHVLARTPEARVLIGLMRELDPALVLDAHEYSAIGNWLRNFGGLARPDVLVQAATQANLTPAIALLQDGTFLPALRNAFDAHGLVHDWYFTADRDPKVVNMGGIEPELARNAAGLRHAAGILIETRGIGIGRTNWKRRVFAQAIAMEAALKTAARNAIALNVARDESRRFDLVRDPLRMLVVRARPTPERRDMVFVDPASGAPRTVNVEWRSSLKLVPEVTRPRPWGYVLPPSALPAARRLVELGIAVDSLGAQARLTVERYRTLAVERGAGGRVLGRFELERDDETIPAGSFFVTLDQRLATLAALLLEPDSASGYVAHGLVALDAMDRVPILRVAHVPDAHVLALYPLQ comes from the coding sequence ATGGTCCGGCCCGTCGCGCGCCTCCTCCTCTCGCAGCTGCTGCTGCTCGCCGCGCTGGCGTCAGCGGCGGCGCAGTTCGATCCGGCCCGGGTCCCGCCGCAGGCGCCGTCCGTCGCCGCGCTCTTTCCCGAGCCGCGGGTCACCTACGCCACGCCGTCCTTCGCGCCCGGCCGCGTCGATTTCACCACGCATGCCGAGCTGTCGGCGTTCCTCGCCGCGACCGGCGAGGGCGTCGCGCATGTCGCGCTGCGCACCATGGGCCGCTCGCAGCAGGGCCGCGCGATCGACGCGGCGATCTTCGCCCAGGGTGAGCGCGACATCGCCACGCTGCGCCGCAACGGGCGGCCCACCGTGCTGATCGTCGGCCAGCAGCATGGCAACGAGCCGGCCGGCGGCGAGGCGGCGCTGGCGATCATCGAACGCCTGGCGCGCGGCGACCTCGTGCCGCTGCTCGCCCATATCAACGTGGTCGTCGTGCCGCGCGCCAATCCCGACGGCGCCGAGGCGTTCCGGCGCGCCACCGCCAACGGCATCGATCTCAACCGCGATCATGTGCTGGCGCGCACGCCGGAGGCGCGCGTGCTGATCGGCCTGATGCGCGAGCTCGATCCGGCGCTGGTTCTCGATGCGCACGAGTACAGCGCCATCGGCAACTGGCTGCGCAACTTCGGCGGGCTGGCGCGGCCCGACGTGCTGGTCCAGGCCGCGACCCAGGCCAACCTGACTCCGGCCATCGCGCTCCTGCAGGACGGCACGTTCCTGCCCGCGCTGCGCAACGCCTTCGATGCCCATGGCCTGGTGCACGACTGGTACTTCACCGCCGATCGCGACCCGAAGGTGGTCAACATGGGCGGCATCGAGCCGGAGCTGGCGCGCAACGCCGCCGGCCTGCGCCATGCCGCCGGCATCCTGATCGAGACGCGCGGCATCGGCATCGGTCGCACCAACTGGAAACGCCGCGTCTTTGCCCAGGCGATCGCCATGGAGGCGGCGCTGAAGACCGCGGCGAGGAACGCCATCGCGCTCAACGTCGCGCGCGACGAGTCGCGGCGCTTCGACCTCGTGCGCGATCCGCTGCGTATGCTCGTGGTGCGCGCGCGGCCCACGCCCGAGCGGCGCGACATGGTGTTCGTCGATCCGGCAAGCGGCGCGCCGCGCACCGTCAACGTCGAGTGGCGCTCTTCCCTGAAGCTGGTGCCCGAGGTGACGCGGCCCCGGCCATGGGGCTACGTGCTGCCGCCCTCGGCCCTGCCGGCGGCGCGCCGGCTGGTCGAGCTGGGCATCGCCGTCGACTCACTGGGCGCCCAGGCCAGGCTCACGGTCGAGCGCTACCGGACGCTCGCCGTGGAGCGCGGCGCCGGCGGCAGGGTGCTGGGGCGCTTCGAGCTGGAGAGGGATGACGAAACGATTCCCGCCGGCAGCTTCTTCGTCACCCTCGATCAGCGACTGGCGACCCTGGCCGCCCTGCTGCTCGAGCCGGACAGCGCGTCGGGCTATGTCGCGCACGGGCTCGTCGCGCTCGATGCCATGGACCGCGTGCCGATCCTGCGCGTCGCCCACGTGCCCGATGCGCACGTGTTGGCGCTTTACCCCCTGCAATGA
- the mnmE gene encoding tRNA uridine-5-carboxymethylaminomethyl(34) synthesis GTPase MnmE: protein MAAADDTIYALATAAPTRRAGAGIAVIRVSGKRAGDAYIFLTEPGAFQRGFSARDPSLPTPRKAMVKAILDPESGEVIDRGLALWFQAPGSYTGETMAEFHIHGGRAVIAAALAALAKLDFCRLAEPGEFTRRAFENNKLDLTSAEAIADLVAAETAAQRRQALRQYDGALFRLYDGWRDVLLRAVAHLEASIDFPDEGLPANVVAKVWPEIERLRGEIAGHLDDRRGERLRDGVTIAIIGPPNAGKSSLLNLIARRDAAIVAATAGTTRDVIEVHLDLGGYPVTLADTAGLRDSSDPVEQEGVRRARARAGDADIRVLVVEAGESGDWRRVARDVWSTADAWNGGTDLVVVNKVDLLPDEGAGIDGMAEDVADDGSRRAAYLAVSALSGRGVARLLERLENAVAAMVGAVEIVGEHTSLLARAEAAPPPLTRARHREALTHCVQALDRAMEAARADPDLPELIAEDVRLAARALARITGRMDVEDMLDVVFRDFCIGK from the coding sequence ATGGCTGCAGCCGACGACACGATCTACGCGCTTGCCACGGCGGCGCCCACGCGGCGGGCCGGGGCCGGCATCGCCGTCATCCGCGTTTCCGGCAAGCGGGCGGGCGACGCCTATATCTTCCTGACCGAGCCGGGTGCGTTTCAGCGCGGCTTCTCGGCACGCGATCCCAGCCTCCCCACGCCACGAAAGGCCATGGTCAAGGCCATTCTCGACCCCGAGAGCGGCGAGGTGATCGATCGCGGCCTGGCCCTGTGGTTCCAGGCGCCCGGCTCGTACACCGGCGAGACGATGGCCGAGTTTCATATCCACGGCGGCCGCGCGGTGATCGCCGCGGCGCTGGCGGCGCTGGCCAAGCTCGATTTCTGCCGTCTCGCCGAACCCGGCGAGTTCACCCGGCGCGCCTTCGAGAACAACAAGCTCGACCTGACCTCGGCCGAGGCGATCGCCGACCTGGTGGCGGCCGAGACCGCGGCGCAGCGGCGCCAGGCCCTGCGCCAGTACGACGGCGCGCTGTTTCGCCTGTACGACGGCTGGCGCGACGTGCTGCTGCGCGCGGTGGCCCATCTCGAGGCCAGCATCGACTTTCCCGACGAGGGCTTGCCGGCGAACGTCGTCGCCAAGGTCTGGCCCGAGATCGAGCGCCTGCGCGGCGAGATCGCCGGGCATCTCGACGATCGTCGCGGGGAACGTCTGCGCGATGGCGTGACCATCGCCATCATCGGTCCGCCCAACGCCGGCAAGTCCTCGCTGCTCAACCTGATCGCCAGGCGCGACGCGGCGATCGTCGCGGCGACGGCCGGCACCACGCGCGACGTGATCGAGGTGCATCTCGATCTCGGCGGCTATCCCGTGACCCTCGCCGACACCGCTGGCCTGCGCGACTCGAGCGACCCGGTCGAGCAGGAGGGCGTGCGCCGCGCCAGGGCGCGCGCCGGCGACGCCGATATCCGCGTGCTGGTGGTGGAGGCGGGCGAGTCCGGCGACTGGCGGCGCGTGGCGCGCGACGTGTGGAGCACGGCCGATGCGTGGAACGGCGGCACCGACCTGGTGGTCGTCAACAAGGTCGACCTGCTGCCCGACGAAGGCGCCGGGATCGACGGCATGGCGGAGGATGTCGCCGACGATGGCTCGCGCCGCGCCGCCTATCTCGCCGTCTCGGCGCTGTCGGGCCGCGGTGTGGCGCGATTGCTCGAGCGGCTGGAGAACGCGGTGGCGGCGATGGTCGGCGCCGTCGAGATCGTCGGCGAGCATACCAGCCTGCTGGCGCGCGCCGAGGCCGCGCCGCCACCGCTCACCCGCGCGCGCCACCGCGAGGCGCTGACGCACTGCGTCCAGGCGCTCGATCGGGCAATGGAAGCGGCGCGCGCCGATCCCGATCTGCCGGAGCTGATCGCCGAGGACGTGCGCCTGGCCGCCCGCGCGCTGGCGCGCATCACCGGCCGCATGGACGTCGAGGACATGCTCGACGTGGTGTTCCGCGACTTCTGCATCGGCAAGTAG